In Aquila chrysaetos chrysaetos chromosome 24, bAquChr1.4, whole genome shotgun sequence, the genomic stretch GTGTCATTAAGCTGTGTTCTGATAAAACTCGGATCTGCTGACTGAAACCAGAACTCAGAGCTCTTGTTCTCCTTTGTTCTTCATCTTCATGCATGGGACCATGCCCTGGGGACCACGCCTGTATGCTGTCTCCCTCAAAATCAGTGAGACGCATGAAGGCGTGATTATACTTGGGAAAGTTATCTTGCAGCCACTAGTGTTGATGTTACTCTCCTAGGCTGGTTCAGATACTGTTTTCTAGGAAGATAGTTAGAGTGCCAGCAAGAATTGGAGCTTTGGCTGAAACTGGTCTGGTGCTCCTAGAAATTGAAGTAGGATTCTCCCTAACTCtggttcccctgccctctttTGGATGTTCTCTTCCTTAGCAAAAATTTGAGGAAATAGTTATCGGGTGAATGATCGAGTGTTGATGGCAGCTGATGGTGGTCGTCTCCATTGTCTTATTCCAGGCCTTAAACTGCGTGGGAAGGATATTGGAAAACCTCTGGAAACCGGCCCCAAAGGGAAATGACAACAAAGCCTCGAAATCAGTTTGTTCAGACTGATCTCATCTGGCTGGTTCTCCTTAACCACCAGAATCTTTGTATTGCCAAGCTGAACAAGAGGGTTTCAGACTTGCTTTGGGGGGGAAATCTGCTGAATCTGTACCTGCTGTAAAAAGGCAACCTTAAAGAAGCgattttcctgattttgtttttccttcctcctttccacaGATTGAGGAACTAAACCCAAAAAAATACCGCATTGATTTGCCAGAAAACATGTGCGTCTTGGTGTTTAGAAGCAGCTAATGTTAAGACAGGGGTGGTCTGAAATGTCATCATTTAATTGGAACAATTTGGGGGATGGGTGggatatattatatataaataatttggGAGAGTTGGGGCTTGATCAGTGTCTGCATTTGAAATGATGACTCAGTCACTGCATCacagtgacatttttgtttgttccttcCAGCCTGTTTTAAAGAGATCTATAATAAAGTTTGATACCCTTCAGTTGCACAGGGTAGTTGCTGTGTGTTTACCAGCTGGTAGTAAATGTTGTGGTTGGGTGTGACTGGAGCTGCAGCACCCTCTTCCTTCTGGAAGCATAATTAGTGGGACTACCTGGAGTGTCGGGGGTAATGGCCGGGGCTGTCACAGCCttcctggctgctctgctcccttccctgtCAGTGAGGACTGCAGCTTTGGCTTGCAGCCCAGAGATGAAATCAGTGCTGTGGTTTTATCTTGTGCGGAGGTGAGTGGAGTCTCTGTGGAGTTCTACAGAGCAAGGTGGATGTGGAGACACTCAGTCGGGCATTTGTATGAAGCCTGAGCCCTCCTTACGTCTCTCCTCCACCCTTATCCAGCTCCCACTAGCACAGCTTTGCTGGGGGGCTTGTTCCTGCAGGGTGCTGCCAGGACAGTGCTGTGGTGGAGCTGTAGGGATGGCACTCAGTGTGACTGTGGCATAACCTAAGTGGGACAGAGCTGAAGGGAGAGCTGTCTGCAGCAGGGCGAGAGGAAAAACGGGCTTTGGTCACAAACTGGGAAAGCAGGATGCCCCGATCCCCTCTGGACCAGTGTGGGGGGTTGAGGAGAGCAGGATCCCTGATGGCCTGCTCGCCCGTGCAGAGGCTGAATGGGTCTGTTGGCTGTGGTACTTGGGTGGCAGGTTTGGCCATGGGCTGCTTAGGAGTTGCACAGTATTAAATTAAGTTTTGAAAgctggggggggaagagaggggtcCTGGGTGCAGGTGTGGGCACCTGGGCCCTGAGCCCAGCCCGCACCGcaggaacatttttctttttcccaatgacatttaaatgcaaattatcAAGAGCCCTTGAAAGGTGCATGGGCAGTCCTGCAGTAGGTGGGCTACAGGGGGGtcagagctgctctctgccctcagctgtgctgcatGGTGCCCCCCAcactgctccctgccctccGGGCCACCTCTCTACCCtcccaacccccaccccccttccAAAACCAGCCAGAAGCACTGGGCTTCATCCCCGTGGTGGCTCTGTGTCCTGGGAGCTCTTGTGCTTAATCCTGGATGTGGGAAGGGGCTCGTGCCCCATGCAGCACCCACGGATCTGCCCAGCCTGGGCGGGGCCAGGACTGCATGCTTTGCCCCCTTCCACGTTCAGGACCCTGTTCAGATGAGGATGGCTGCTGCAAGAAACTCCTGCTGACAGCACCTGTCAAAGCACGGGCATGTCACTACATCTTGGTGCAGAAAGTTCATGttacaaaagacaaaattgCTTTTCCCGAGTGCTTGGAGGTAGTGGAGGCAGCAGCACGTCCCTGTGTGGGGCCGGTGCCCCGGGGTGAGCGCCTGTGGCAGCTCCCTGATGTCATATGCTGAGGGCCGGAGGCGGCTGCTGGAGTGTGAGGTCTTGCTGGAGGGATGCTCTGCCCTGCATATGCCTTGCAGGCGTGAGGAGGCAATTACTGCTGTTGGCTTATTATTTCAATTCTCATCCCCTTCTTTTGGCACTGGAGATATAATGACCTTGTCCTGTAAAGAAAGGTGAACAGGAGTCGGTTACAATAAGCGTAGGCTGTGTCTAAGTTGAAATACAAGGACTTCTTCCAGGCTGCAGAGGGGAGAATGTGCGTGTCGGCCGACCGTGACCCCAGCAGAAGAACCAAACCCCTCAGCCCACCCAGGGGGCCCCACATCCTCTTTTGGGGTCAGTCCTGGGGCCAGTGGTTCTGCTGGGGACTATGTGGCACCAAACCCATCAAAGGAAACTGTAGGTTAAGCTGCCTCTCATGGTTTTGAGTTGCTGGCTTGAAGAGGATGAGCAATGTTTGCACAACCTGCTCCCTGCAGGGCTCTGTGGAGGAGGATCGCAGCCTCAGCTTTTTCTGGAGCGACtgcctgacagcagcagcagcatttctagGTCAGTCCTACAGCCCAGGGTCGCTCATTTGCCAGCAACCAGATAAGAGGCAAAGACCTTTGCACCTCCCTGATGTGTTGGCAGAGTGCGGGCTCAGGGGGAGCCCACCGGGATTTGCTGAACCttcaggaaaatgctgttttggcACGGTTGGGGGCAAGCAGGAAAGCCCTTCACCCCTGTCCTTACATCTCGAAAAGTGATGTTGTCGAAGCCCTGCGGAGTGTTGCTCTCCGCTGGCGTCCTGCTCACCAGCCCTCGCCGCTTCAGCCAGTACCAGCCTCCGGCACCCACCAGCACCAGGGTGATGACAGCCAGAAGACCGAGCACCACCTCTGCCACAAAGCTGCCAGAGGATTtttctgcagggagaggagacgCTGCTAGGCTCAACCCCCTGCCCAGGAGAGCTGGCTTCAGCCCCAGCCTCAGCGCCAGCATCCCGACTGGCACTGGGTCAACTTTTGACAGCCAGAACCTGCCCCGCACCTTCCACTGGCACCTCCTGGCTGGAATGGCAGCCCCTCCCGGCACTGTACACGATGTCATCCAGCGCCACTGTCCCCTCCATCGGCCACCTCCGTGTGGTGACCTCAAAGATGATCTGCAGGGGAAGATGGGATCTCAGGGGATGACGCATGGGGAGGGCACCCTGCACCCCCGGAGGGTaccctgcaccccagggtggCCTCGCTCACCTGGAACTCACTGGGGCTCTGCACAGGCACCACACCGCCCCGCCAGCCCTGGCTCTGGTGCCCCACCACGGTCCACACTGTGCGTTGCCCCGCCACGCTGTGCAGCATCACCCGCAGCTCCCCACAGGCTGCAACATGGTGGGGAACAGGCACCCCAACATCAACGGCTGTCTGGAGGCCCCCCAAGAACCTCCAAGCCCTCCCAGATGTGCCATCCTCTGCTGGGAtggcagcacccagcaggaATGGGCCATCCCCATTGCCTGGCCAGAGCTGAACCAGAGTGTCCATGGTCCCACGGGTGGGGAGGGGGTTTTCAGCCCCTGACTGAGCCCCCTGCTCCTATCATGGGCTCATGACACCTCCCCAGGGAcagcacctcctccctgcccctgcagcGCTTACAGAGGTGCTCCGGGATGTCCATGTGGTACCAGAACTGCAGGCAggagtcagcagcagcaggcagatgcTGGCTCTCCAGCTGGGCAGTGGTGCCCCCTGGGCCCAGCACACTGGTGTCAAAGTGCACGTAGTGACCTGGATGGGCAGGGACAGAGTGCAGGGTGTCCCCAGTTGTGCAGCCCACCCTGTGCATCCTGCTCCCCCCGACAAAATGCCCAGAGCAGTGCCTGGAGGAttgcggcccccccccccagcctcacTCCTCACTGCTTTTGGGACTGAGTGGTCCCTCTCAGgtgaggaggggacagggatgctgtGGAGCCAGGCCCCCCCTGGGATGTCACCCATGAATGTCCCCCCACCCAtccccagctcctcttcctcactcTGGCCATGCCAGGATGCCCTGGGAACAAAGGGTGTTTCCTACCATTCCTTGTGCCCAGGGTGTGATCCTGCTCAGGGCTGGGGTACTTGGCAAGGGGGACCCCGCTCTTCCAGCCCCAGGCGAAGCTGTGCAGGCGGGGGTCTGAGGGGCTGCTCCAGCCGCACATGTCCCGCTCGAAGTCACAGGACACTGGGAggaaaggtggggggggggggctgtgacGCACCCAGTACTGCAGGCACCCACTGCCCTGCGCAGCCTGGTGGGAGATGGGGcatctggggtggggggaaagccCCCaatcccctccccaccacctccaGCTTTGGGCCAGGCCAAGctcagggcaggagcagggtgcCCAGTGGCCACGGCAGAGCCATGATGGATGGGACAGACCATGGGGTGCCCTGTCCCCCTCCACCCGGTCCACAGTGCCCCCATGGCACAGGCTCTCACCTGGCTCGGGGCAGGCTCCGTCCGACACGTGCAGGTCATCCAGCGCGATGTACCCATGGTTGCCCCCAGCTCCCACTGCCTCGAATATTGCCTGCCGGAGGTGGGCAGGGTGGCACACTGAGGTTGGCAGCTGCCATGCACCCCTCATCACCCGCAGCCTGTCCCCTTCCTGGCCGAGAGGTCCCCGGCACCCGGCTCCGTCTCACCTGCCAGTCCCCATCCGGCCAGACGGTGACGTGGCCGCGGTGCCAGGCGTCCCCCTCCATGGTGCTTATGCCCATCACCTTCCTCCGCACCCCGCTCTGCTCCACAAAGACCCCGAGGAAGCCTGCCCAGGGCACCCACCATGGAGCAGGGGTCCAGGGCCGTGCCATgcgggacaccccccccccatccggAGGTGCCGCCAGGGGCGTCAGGGAGGGTCGCCGTGCTCACCTGGGGTCCTGGCACTCAGCTGGTACCAGAAGGCCAGGCACTGGGCAGGCGCAGAGGGCTGGTAGGGCTGGGAGGTGAGGGCAGCTGCGTGCCCTGCAGACAAGGAGTCCCTGCCCGTGCTCACCACCATATAATGGCCTGGGGGAGAGAAGCCCCTGCACCATgacccctgcccagccctgctgggggGAGCACCAGGGGACCACTGGGGCTGGGGATCCCCCCCAGGTTGGGGGGTCCTGGGGCTTGGAAACTCTGGGTTTGGGGAAGCCCCAGGGTTGGGGAGCCATGTACAGTAGTGCCCTCTGCACAtcctgggcagggcaggcagggagggtgggcagggcaggcaggactTGAGGCAGATGGGCAGGGCAGGTAAGGCAAGCAGGATATAGGGCAGGCAGGATACAGGGCAGGTAGGCAGGGCTGGCATGGAGGACAGGAATGGCACTCAGGGCAGGCAGCACActcagggcaggcagcagggctccCCCAGAGCCCCAGGAAGCCATGGCCCTGGTACCTGTGGCAGTGCCGGTGGTGTGGTCAGCGGGGGGGCCGGCAGTGGTGCCAGTGCCATTGCTCTGCCGCAGCCAGGTGCGCTGCCCACTGGCTGCCAGCCCGCAGGCATCCGCCTCGAAGGAGCAGGAGAGCTCAGCCCCGCAGGGCCCCGCTGTCAGTGCCAGGTCGTCCAGTGCCATGTCCCCCAGGAACCCATCCCGCAGAGCCTCAAAGGCCACCTGCCACCAAGAGAGCGGTGTCAGACAGCCCTGCACCCTGCTGGCACCTGGTGGCACAGTGGGGACCCGGTCCTCACCCGGTACTGCCGCCGGCCTGTGGCAGGCAGCGTTGCCCATCCCCGGTGCCAAACACTGCCCTGGGTCCCCCGTCGGGTCCATAGCACCGTCTCCTCCgctccctccagctgcagcttgaGGTTTAGGGTGCCTGGGCAGAGGGTAGCCTCAGGCAGCCATCCTGCACCCTGTGGGGACCCCGCTGTCCCCAGGGGAGCACAGTCCAGCTGGGGCATCCCCAGGAGGATACCATGGGGCTGCATACCAATCTGTGGGCCGGCCAGGCGGTACCAGAAGGAGAGGCAGTGCGGGGTGGCAATGGGCTCCTGGCGGTAGGTGACAAGCTGTGCCCTCTGCCCACGGCTCCACGGCGCAGTGGGGTCCGCGGCCATGAAGTAGCCTGAGTGTCGGGGACAGCCAGGGTGGAGGGGACATGGACATGAACAGGTGCTCCGAGCTGTGCCCGTATCACCCGCACCCCGGTCCTGGATCCGGGTGTCCCCGGGCTGCCCCGGCCGAGCTCGCCCTGCGGGCATGGAGCTGCTTGGAGTGCAGGGCACATCTCAGCCCTTGGGACAAGAGGCTGCGGGGTGCCCTGGGCTGCCCAGGGTCCCCAGGAGAGGAGCCAGCCCCTTACCCGAGCCGGTAGTGTGGTCGgagccctgcccctgccctgtgccGCGGACCCATTTGAAGTCACTGGACTGATCCTGGTACCAGCCGCACATGCCCCTCTCAAAGTTGCAGGACAGCGCTGGCCGGAGAGAGGTGATAGTGGTGAGGCAGTGGGGATAAGGCACCCCAAAAGCAAATGGGTCCCCCAAATgtcccttttcctctgctcccctgccccactccccAGGTTCACCCCATGCAGGTGTCCTGGGACTGGATGCGTGCTCAGCCCTGGCCCTAGGGCTTCTGCACCATGGTCCTGTCCCTGAGCTGGGGACAAGGTGACAGTCACCAGGCAGCCCCCATGGGAGCATTATCCGTCTCTGTGGGCAGGGGGGCCAgggtcccctcctgcccatGGCCGTCCTCCCTGCCCACGCGCCGCTGGCCATACCCGTGGCCCCTGGTGGCACCATGTCAATGTGGCACTGCACAAATGTCACGTTATCAATCGCGGCGCTCGCCGAGTCTTGCAGAtccaccagccccagcagctcaaCCTGGGGGCAGCGTGGCAGTGGCAGTGAGCCCAGGGTGCCTGGCAGCACTGGTACTGCCCTGCTGGCAGCCAACCAGGCTGGTCCCTGTGCCCCCGCGTGCACCTGGAAGGGTCGGGTCCTTTCTCCCAGTGGGACATGGACACgtccccctgctctgctgccgTGCCCCTGCATGTGCCAGGCCAGGTGGGTGGTGCCAGTGGTGTGATCCACTATGCTGATGGTGAGGAAGCCTGGCACAAGAAGCGGTGCAGGGTCTGCAGACACTGGCAGCCCCTGGCCGCCTGCTGGAGCCCCCCCGTGGCCCCTGCACCCACGCAGCCCACAGTCACAGGGGACAgaggtggggacagggacactcTGGCTCCAGGACAGTGTAACGGGgcagagtggggctgggagaggcagcaaaggcaggcaggcatggggggctctgccctgtgccagggTGGGTCAGAGAGCGGGCAGGGCACCCCAGGGAtgaccggggtggggggagggcagggagcaggcagggcaccCCGGGGCTGGACAGGGGGGTTACCTTGGGGACTGCTGTGGATGCAGTAGCTCATCTCCATGGCACAGGCAGGGCCGGAGGGGCCCAGCAGCGGTGTGCGTGCCCTCGCAGCAGCCACCATTTGTCCTTCTCCTGCCTGGAGGGCCAGGAAAGCCCCTGGGCATGGAAATACCCTGAGAGGTTGGGGCAGGGGCCCCACATCCCTGGCAGCACCCCTAGCCTAGCACCCTGCCTGGGCATCACTGCCACCCATGTTGCAGTGGCACCCATCCACCCCAGCCGGGCGGGAGCAGGGGTCCCTGCACCCTGGGAGCTCCCGCAGCGCTGGGGACCACAGACCATTGTCTCGGTGGTGGGAACAGCCTCACCTATGAGGATGGTGTCGGCAGGCTCAGTGGCCCTCTGCAGACCCCAGCGCAGCTGCCCCACACTGACATCgtgccagcccccagcccccgccTCGAAGGTGGTTGCTCCTGCAAAAGCTCAGGCTCAGCCCTGCCGGGCCACCGTGCTTCCCGGGGGCTGTGCGGGCACCCGTGTCCCCTGGCCGTGCCAGCCAAGGCATGCCTGTGTCCCCTCCACCTCCTGGCTACCGGGGTGCCCGGTGCCCGCCTGTGGCTCTCACCGCAGTGCTTCTCGTCGGAGCCATCGGCACACGTCTCGGCGAAGTCGCAGGCCAGCTCTGTGGCGATGCAGCCCCCGCTGTCGCAGGCCACCTCCTCAGCCGCGCAGGGTCCGGCACCCGCCTGGTTCAGCAGTGTGGTCAAAGGCTTCTCTGATGATGAAACACCCCGGGATGGAGAGCGGCGGTGAGAGGGCCAGGCAGCATCATCAGCATCATCCCTTCAGGCCACAGTCCCCTGTCCCTGAGCATCTCCCTGGCTCTCCATTTCCCCCAGCCcatccctgctctgcctcctgccaccAGACAAAGGGGACCAAGGGGGTTGGTGAGAACTGCCTGTGTGACTTGGCTCGGGCAGGAGGTTTTGGTGCAGAAAATGGAGTGTCACAGCTGCAGGACAAGGACCCCAGGCAACCCAGGCTGTGGGCCCCAGGGCAAGTGCTTGCCGTTCTGCACCCAGGATGAGCAGAGGGATGGGCAGACCCTGCGTTGGGTCCTTTAGGGATGGTGCCATGGGCACAGACACCTGGGGACCACTGCCCACACTGGACCAGGGGTGGGGGATGGCTGCCCTCCGGCTCACCCTGCTCCTGCACACAGCCCGGAGACAGGATCAGGTCATCGATGGCCACAGTCCCCATGCTGCCGGTCACCCCCTCGATCAGCACCTGCAGGGAAGCACCATGCCGGCAACATCAACATGGGGTCTTGCACGATATGGAGGGGCCGGGCAatggtgctgggcaggggggacactggggagCTGCAGGACGGGGGGAACCCAGCTCCTGTGATCGGTTGACATGCGCTTCCCCCAGGAAGGGGCTCGGTGGGAGCAGGGGCGATGCTGCAGCTGGAAGGGGTGCACGGAGTGGGCTGGCAGGGCCACAGCAGGCTTGGGGTGATGGTGTTGCCCCTGCACACAGCCATGGCCTGTGGCTGCCCAGGGGGGCTGTTGGGGTGCCCTCCAGGGCCAGCTGGCAGGGGGTTGGGTTGTGTGGGTGGCCATGGGGGACAGGACAGTGGGAAGGCATGGCGTGACATGGGATGGCTGAAGACACCCCACCCCCATGCTTTCCAGTGGTGTAGTCCCTGGGCTGGTAGGGGGATTTGGAGGTATGGGCATAGGGACACAAGGGTGGCACATGCCAGCACCAGAGGTTCAGCTCTGGTGTCCAGTTCCAAGTTCAACCCTGATCCCATGGGTGCATACTGGGGGTCCCCTGTGCCCCTCGCCCCGCAGGCAGGCCAGCTTGCCCCAGCATGGCACCAGCCTACCTTGAAGCTCTCTGTTGTGTTGAAGTCCACTCTCTCCCGCACCCAGCAGCTGCCCAGGTCCCCTGTCCTCTCCCTCACCAGGTGCTTGGTGGAGTTGGTCACGTAGGAGATGCTGAGGCTGCTGGTGGCCGAGCCGTGGAGGTGGCAGTACAGCAcgagctggggatggggggggggggggagcgagccCTGAAGCCCCAGGGCAGGGGCATGcagcccccctgcaccccatggCATGGCTGCTGCCTCACGGGATGCTCACAAaggtggggctggaggagctcagACCTTCCAACAGGCACCACAGTTGCAAGCAAACCACCCTCAAAAACCCACTGCTTATCCCCAGCAAAGGGCCaactgcagccccagccccatgcGGGTGTCCCCACAGCTGGGGACCCCgtgccccaccaccaccatgccCACACAGGCTGTGACGCGGGGTCCTGGCTGTGACTCACGGAGCAGGAGTTGGTGGCCTGGAAAGTGGGACTGCTGAGCCGGGCCGGGCTGCTGGCCCCTGTGGCTGAGGTGTTGCCcacatggaggaaaaaacctgcaggaGATGTCAGGAAGGGGCTGAGTGGTGCCAGGTCGGGCGTGCAGGTGCAAGACACTGttttcccagcacagccttAAACCAAGCCCAGGTGCGTGTTGCCCCAGGGGCCGGATGGCACGTCTTTCCCAGGGCCAGTGATGCCCCAGGGATCTGC encodes the following:
- the MAMDC4 gene encoding apical endosomal glycoprotein isoform X2; this encodes MAGPVVLTLLLLLAGTILPGGSMVVNSCRSAAEQLCNFICDCSNCSDENQCGYLRGSAVLGTPFTCDFEEGDCGWQDVSTSAYRWVRGRASLATWGTGPHSDHTVGTDLGWFMVTVSPPAKTMATAWLRSPVMREAAATCEIRAWYHLSGSGLNQTEWPLLRLAMAYRDEVVGLWQSPERGGEGWHQLVAYPGRIAERFQLIFSLTQPPTCTAELVLDDIIFRNCGLQEPGQQVCGAEESRCSRGFCLAQHRFCDGTDDCGDGSDEDATWCKSFTLCSFEQNLCSWEVEVGQPAWERNTSLNLGTAYGIPTRDHSNNSRAGFFLHVGNTSATGASSPARLSSPTFQATNSCSLVLYCHLHGSATSSLSISYVTNSTKHLVRERTGDLGSCWVRERVDFNTTESFKVLIEGVTGSMGTVAIDDLILSPGCVQEQEKPLTTLLNQAGAGPCAAEEVACDSGGCIATELACDFAETCADGSDEKHCGATTFEAGAGGWHDVSVGQLRWGLQRATEPADTILIGAFLALQAGEGQMVAAARARTPLLGPSGPACAMEMSYCIHSSPQGFLTISIVDHTTGTTHLAWHMQGHGSRAGGRVHVPLGERTRPFQVELLGLVDLQDSASAAIDNVTFVQCHIDMVPPGATGMASGAWAGRTAMGRRGPWPPCPQRRIMLPWGLPGDCHLVPSSGTGPWCRSPRARAEHASSPRTPAWGEPGEWGRGAEEKGHLGDPFAFGVPYPHCLTTITSLRPALSCNFERGMCGWYQDQSSDFKWVRGTGQGQGSDHTTGSGYFMAADPTAPWSRGQRAQLVTYRQEPIATPHCLSFWYRLAGPQIGTLNLKLQLEGAEETVLWTRRGTQGSVWHRGWATLPATGRRQYRVAFEALRDGFLGDMALDDLALTAGPCGAELSCSFEADACGLAASGQRTWLRQSNGTGTTAGPPADHTTGTATGHYMVVSTGRDSLSAGHAAALTSQPYQPSAPAQCLAFWYQLSARTPGFLGVFVEQSGVRRKVMGISTMEGDAWHRGHVTVWPDGDWQAIFEAVGAGGNHGYIALDDLHVSDGACPEPVSCDFERDMCGWSSPSDPRLHSFAWGWKSGVPLAKYPSPEQDHTLGTRNGHYVHFDTSVLGPGGTTAQLESQHLPAAADSCLQFWYHMDIPEHLSCGELRVMLHSVAGQRTVWTVVGHQSQGWRGGVVPVQSPSEFQIIFEVTTRRWPMEGTVALDDIVYSAGRGCHSSQEVPVEEKSSGSFVAEVVLGLLAVITLVLVGAGGWYWLKRRGLVSRTPAESNTPQGFDNITFRDDKVIISPVPKEGDEN
- the MAMDC4 gene encoding apical endosomal glycoprotein isoform X1 is translated as MMPLRAQRFPQQGPEPGSPEECHLQDTCALCHLPRAPCPDPRGLFSPIVSPIAGTILPGGSMVVNSCRSAAEQLCNFICDCSNCSDENQCGYLRGSAVLGTPFTCDFEEGDCGWQDVSTSAYRWVRGRASLATWGTGPHSDHTVGTDLGWFMVTVSPPAKTMATAWLRSPVMREAAATCEIRAWYHLSGSGLNQTEWPLLRLAMAYRDEVVGLWQSPERGGEGWHQLVAYPGRIAERFQLIFSLTQPPTCTAELVLDDIIFRNCGLQEPGQQVCGAEESRCSRGFCLAQHRFCDGTDDCGDGSDEDATWCKSFTLCSFEQNLCSWEVEVGQPAWERNTSLNLGTAYGIPTRDHSNNSRAGFFLHVGNTSATGASSPARLSSPTFQATNSCSLVLYCHLHGSATSSLSISYVTNSTKHLVRERTGDLGSCWVRERVDFNTTESFKVLIEGVTGSMGTVAIDDLILSPGCVQEQEKPLTTLLNQAGAGPCAAEEVACDSGGCIATELACDFAETCADGSDEKHCGATTFEAGAGGWHDVSVGQLRWGLQRATEPADTILIGAFLALQAGEGQMVAAARARTPLLGPSGPACAMEMSYCIHSSPQGFLTISIVDHTTGTTHLAWHMQGHGSRAGGRVHVPLGERTRPFQVELLGLVDLQDSASAAIDNVTFVQCHIDMVPPGATGMASGAWAGRTAMGRRGPWPPCPQRRIMLPWGLPGDCHLVPSSGTGPWCRSPRARAEHASSPRTPAWGEPGEWGRGAEEKGHLGDPFAFGVPYPHCLTTITSLRPALSCNFERGMCGWYQDQSSDFKWVRGTGQGQGSDHTTGSGYFMAADPTAPWSRGQRAQLVTYRQEPIATPHCLSFWYRLAGPQIGTLNLKLQLEGAEETVLWTRRGTQGSVWHRGWATLPATGRRQYRVAFEALRDGFLGDMALDDLALTAGPCGAELSCSFEADACGLAASGQRTWLRQSNGTGTTAGPPADHTTGTATGHYMVVSTGRDSLSAGHAAALTSQPYQPSAPAQCLAFWYQLSARTPGFLGVFVEQSGVRRKVMGISTMEGDAWHRGHVTVWPDGDWQAIFEAVGAGGNHGYIALDDLHVSDGACPEPVSCDFERDMCGWSSPSDPRLHSFAWGWKSGVPLAKYPSPEQDHTLGTRNGHYVHFDTSVLGPGGTTAQLESQHLPAAADSCLQFWYHMDIPEHLSCGELRVMLHSVAGQRTVWTVVGHQSQGWRGGVVPVQSPSEFQIIFEVTTRRWPMEGTVALDDIVYSAGRGCHSSQEVPVEEKSSGSFVAEVVLGLLAVITLVLVGAGGWYWLKRRGLVSRTPAESNTPQGFDNITFRDDKVIISPVPKEGDEN